A single genomic interval of Nocardioides nitrophenolicus harbors:
- a CDS encoding EamA family transporter — MELTSAWWFWALLSAVFAALTAIFAKVGVKEIDSDVATFVRTVVILVTLGLILLALGKFHSPGPVGIRTWVFLVLSGLATGASWICYFRALKVGDASLVAPVDKLSVVLVAVFGVTLLGERLSALQWGGVALVGAGAVLLVLSG; from the coding sequence ATGGAGCTGACCTCGGCCTGGTGGTTCTGGGCTCTGCTGTCCGCGGTCTTCGCCGCGCTCACCGCGATCTTCGCCAAGGTCGGCGTGAAGGAGATCGACTCCGACGTCGCGACCTTCGTGCGGACCGTGGTCATCTTGGTGACCCTCGGCCTGATCCTGCTCGCGCTCGGCAAGTTCCACTCCCCCGGGCCGGTCGGGATCCGGACCTGGGTGTTCCTCGTGCTGTCCGGCCTCGCGACCGGCGCCTCCTGGATCTGCTACTTCCGCGCGCTGAAGGTCGGCGACGCCTCGCTGGTCGCCCCGGTCGACAAGCTGAGCGTCGTGCTGGTCGCGGTGTTCGGGGTGACCCTGCTCGGCGAGCGGCTCTCGGCCCTGCAGTGGGGCGGGGTGGCACTCGTCGGCGCGGGGGCGGTGCTGCTCGTGCTCAGTGGCTGA
- a CDS encoding acetolactate synthase large subunit: MSEQQGSSADSKADGITGAQSLVRSLEAAGVTDIFGIPGGAILPAYDPLMDSSIRHILVRHEQGAGHAAQGYAAASGRVGVCMATSGPGATNLVTPLADAHMDSLPMVAITGQVGASLIGTDAFQEADIRGITMPITKHSFMVTDPAEIPTKIAEAFHIASTGRPGPVLVDVTKSALQSTTSFSWPTELNLPGYRPVTRPHAKQIREAARLMLESRKPVLYVGGGTIRSGASQELLALAELTGIPVITTLMARGAFPDSHPQHLGMPGMHGTVAAVAALQKSDLIISLGARFDDRVTGNLDSFAPGAKVIHADIDPAEIGKNRYADVPIVGDVREVLVDLITTLRTEQEAGNTGDYEGWVEFCAGVKRRYALGYETPADGGLAPQYVLERLSAISGPDTIYTAGVGQHQMWAAQFIGYERPNTWINSGGLGTMGFSVPAAMGAKVAMPGQTVWSVDGDGCFQMTNQELATCAINDIPIKVAIINNESLGMVRQWQTLFYNERYSNTDLHSKRIPDFVKLAEAYGCVGLSCETPGDVDATIQKAMEINDVPVVVDFRVHRDAMVWPMVAAGTSNDDIKYARDLAPQFDEDDL, translated from the coding sequence ATGAGTGAGCAGCAGGGCTCGAGTGCCGATTCCAAGGCAGACGGCATCACCGGAGCACAGAGCCTGGTCCGGTCCCTCGAGGCGGCCGGGGTCACCGACATCTTCGGCATCCCGGGCGGCGCGATCCTCCCGGCGTACGACCCGCTGATGGACAGCAGCATCCGCCACATCCTGGTGCGCCACGAGCAGGGTGCCGGACACGCCGCGCAGGGCTACGCCGCGGCGTCCGGCCGGGTCGGCGTCTGCATGGCGACCTCGGGCCCGGGGGCGACCAACCTGGTGACGCCGCTGGCCGACGCCCACATGGACTCCCTCCCGATGGTCGCGATCACCGGCCAGGTCGGCGCCTCGCTGATCGGCACGGACGCCTTCCAGGAGGCCGACATCCGCGGCATCACGATGCCGATCACCAAGCACAGCTTCATGGTCACCGACCCCGCGGAGATCCCCACCAAGATCGCCGAGGCCTTCCACATCGCCTCGACCGGTCGTCCCGGACCGGTGCTGGTCGACGTCACCAAGTCGGCGCTGCAGTCGACCACGAGCTTCAGCTGGCCGACCGAGCTCAACCTGCCGGGCTACCGGCCGGTGACCCGGCCCCACGCGAAGCAGATCCGGGAGGCGGCCCGGCTGATGCTGGAGTCCCGCAAGCCGGTGCTCTACGTCGGCGGCGGCACGATCCGCTCCGGGGCGTCCCAGGAGCTGCTCGCCCTCGCCGAGCTGACCGGCATCCCCGTCATCACCACCCTGATGGCGCGCGGCGCGTTCCCCGACAGCCACCCGCAGCACCTCGGTATGCCCGGCATGCATGGCACCGTCGCGGCGGTCGCGGCGCTGCAGAAGAGCGACCTGATCATCAGCCTCGGCGCCCGCTTCGACGACCGGGTGACCGGCAACCTCGACTCCTTCGCGCCCGGCGCCAAGGTGATCCACGCCGACATCGACCCGGCCGAGATCGGCAAGAACCGCTACGCCGACGTGCCCATCGTGGGCGACGTCCGCGAGGTGCTGGTCGACCTGATCACCACCCTGCGCACCGAGCAGGAGGCCGGCAACACCGGCGACTACGAGGGCTGGGTCGAGTTCTGCGCCGGCGTGAAGCGCAGGTACGCGCTCGGCTACGAGACGCCCGCCGACGGCGGCCTGGCGCCGCAGTACGTCCTGGAGCGGCTCAGCGCCATCTCCGGCCCCGACACGATCTACACCGCGGGCGTGGGGCAGCACCAGATGTGGGCCGCGCAGTTCATCGGCTACGAGCGCCCCAACACCTGGATCAACTCCGGCGGCCTCGGCACCATGGGCTTCTCGGTGCCCGCCGCGATGGGCGCGAAGGTCGCGATGCCCGGCCAGACGGTGTGGTCGGTCGACGGCGACGGCTGCTTCCAGATGACCAACCAGGAGCTCGCCACCTGCGCGATCAACGACATCCCGATCAAGGTCGCCATCATCAACAACGAGTCGCTCGGCATGGTCCGGCAGTGGCAGACGCTGTTCTACAACGAGCGCTACTCCAACACCGACCTGCACTCCAAGCGGATCCCCGACTTCGTCAAGCTCGCCGAGGCGTACGGCTGCGTCGGCCTGTCCTGCGAGACGCCCGGCGACGTCGACGCGACGATCCAGAAGGCGATGGAGATCAACGACGTGCCCGTCGTCGTCGACTTCCGGGTGCACCGCGACGCCATGGTGTGGCCGATGGTCGCGGCCGGCACGAGCAATGACGACATCAAGTACGCGCGCGACCTCGCGCCCCAGTTCGACGAGGACGATCTGTGA
- a CDS encoding 5'/3'-nucleotidase SurE gives MRPVPSVPLLPRLLAIGVGLAAGVAGIVAAAPVTAAPSPPLAISAAKPAAPKPATTPLAGLKVLLTNDDSARGADAGFGTDGKGLYVLRRALCAAGADVLVVAPWSQQSGAGARMTTPGFAPVPLTVQAVSVPTAYAGDCAGGAAGGAVFGVCAAAGPCGSTTPSASPADAVNVALSRFARNYWSGGPDVVLSGTNFGQNIGATLNHSGTVGAAITAHEYAVPAVAVSAEVPRDLAQIPNVPFAAAADFAVRLLGGLVRRGLLRDDLVLNVNYPFVGAGERLGRAVNAEVGRSSDLGLTFAGEVPASGGTYLLSAGAPAVETRRNADTTALADNDIPVTALDGDWGRSMPVGVRLLLGSLR, from the coding sequence ATGCGTCCTGTCCCCTCCGTCCCTCTGCTCCCGCGCCTGCTGGCGATCGGCGTCGGCCTGGCGGCCGGTGTCGCCGGCATCGTCGCCGCCGCCCCGGTCACCGCCGCCCCCTCGCCGCCGCTCGCGATCTCCGCCGCGAAGCCGGCCGCCCCGAAGCCCGCCACCACGCCCCTGGCCGGCCTGAAGGTCCTCCTGACCAACGACGACAGCGCCCGCGGGGCCGATGCCGGCTTCGGCACCGACGGCAAGGGGCTCTACGTGCTGCGGCGGGCGCTGTGCGCCGCGGGCGCCGACGTGCTGGTGGTCGCGCCGTGGTCCCAGCAGAGCGGCGCGGGGGCGCGGATGACCACGCCGGGGTTCGCGCCGGTGCCGCTGACGGTGCAGGCGGTGAGCGTGCCGACGGCGTACGCCGGGGACTGCGCGGGCGGAGCGGCGGGCGGGGCGGTGTTCGGCGTGTGTGCCGCGGCCGGCCCCTGCGGCTCCACGACCCCGTCGGCCTCGCCCGCCGACGCGGTCAACGTCGCGCTGAGCCGGTTCGCGAGGAACTACTGGAGCGGCGGCCCCGACGTGGTGCTGTCGGGCACGAACTTCGGCCAGAACATCGGAGCGACGCTCAATCACTCGGGCACGGTCGGCGCGGCGATCACGGCGCACGAGTACGCCGTGCCGGCGGTCGCGGTGAGCGCGGAGGTGCCGCGGGACCTGGCGCAGATCCCGAACGTGCCGTTCGCGGCCGCGGCGGACTTCGCGGTCCGCCTCCTCGGTGGCCTGGTGCGGCGCGGGCTGCTCCGCGACGACCTGGTGCTCAACGTCAACTACCCGTTCGTGGGTGCCGGCGAGCGGCTCGGCCGTGCGGTGAACGCCGAGGTGGGGCGCAGCAGCGACCTGGGCCTGACCTTCGCGGGAGAGGTGCCGGCGAGCGGCGGCACCTACCTGCTGTCGGCCGGCGCCCCGGCCGTGGAGACCCGCCGCAACGCCGACACCACGGCGCTGGCCGACAACGACATCCCGGTGACCGCGCTCGACGGCGACTGGGGTCGGTCGATGCCGGTGGGGGTGCGACTGCTGCTCGGCTCGCTGCGGTGA
- a CDS encoding CHAD domain-containing protein, translating to MADTPAGDLLTRVIGDLVADVRGGREPALADEPDAVHLLRTSVRRLRNVLAGFGRYVERRPARELRAHLASYGALLGTGRDLEVRAEDCRRLLAELGRSDLEPVLVAPLVAAHDGAHRVLRDWHASPDAGMLDRLLARWADDVPLTGRAGRSAGKVTAAVLRAEVRRVLDRAAEGETSHDVRKAARRLRHVAEAVGDPGLARAGKDVQGRLGDHRDALLLASHLWSAGAPAVVVARVEAAASRALEGLPEVLAVLRERDGS from the coding sequence GTGGCGGACACCCCGGCGGGCGACCTGCTGACCCGCGTGATCGGCGACCTTGTCGCCGACGTCCGTGGCGGGCGGGAGCCGGCGCTGGCCGACGAGCCGGACGCGGTGCACCTGCTGCGGACGTCGGTGCGTCGGCTGCGCAACGTGCTGGCGGGCTTCGGTCGCTACGTCGAGCGTCGGCCGGCGCGGGAGCTGCGCGCCCACCTGGCGTCGTACGGCGCGCTCCTGGGGACGGGGCGCGACCTGGAGGTGCGGGCCGAGGACTGCCGCCGGTTGCTCGCGGAGCTGGGCCGCTCCGACCTGGAGCCGGTCCTGGTGGCGCCGCTCGTGGCGGCCCACGACGGCGCCCACCGGGTGCTGCGTGACTGGCACGCGTCGCCCGACGCCGGGATGCTCGACCGCCTGCTCGCGCGGTGGGCCGACGACGTCCCGCTGACCGGCCGGGCCGGTCGGTCGGCCGGCAAGGTGACGGCGGCGGTGCTGCGTGCCGAGGTGCGGAGGGTCCTCGACCGGGCGGCCGAGGGCGAGACCTCCCACGACGTGCGCAAGGCCGCGCGCCGGCTGCGCCATGTCGCCGAGGCGGTGGGGGACCCCGGTCTGGCGCGAGCGGGCAAGGACGTCCAGGGCCGGCTCGGCGACCACCGCGACGCGCTGCTGCTCGCGAGCCACCTGTGGTCGGCGGGTGCCCCGGCGGTGGTGGTCGCCCGGGTGGAGGCGGCCGCGAGCCGGGCGCTCGAGGGGCTGCCGGAGGTGCTTGCCGTGCTTCGTGAGCGCGACGGATCCTGA
- a CDS encoding ABC transporter permease, translated as MTATTVSSPETVSTVATAERSRPAPARTPFRRIQYVELRKMFDTRSGFWLMASIVITAAIATTITLLVGDRDDLTFESFAAAIGSPMSVILPVIGVLAVTSEWSQRTTLTTFTLVPGRSRVLAAKVLNTLAIGFVGMLIALGVGALGNLVTSMITGVDPVWDISVSSFAQIVLANELGMLVGFALGLLFRSSPAAIVGYFVVSLVLPGLSGALAAAQDWWADNSGWFDLNESRFLLFDGGLTGQDWAQLGVTSVLWIVLPLLIGTRLVLRSEVK; from the coding sequence ATGACCGCCACGACCGTGTCCAGTCCCGAGACCGTCTCGACGGTCGCCACCGCGGAGCGGAGCCGCCCGGCCCCCGCGCGTACGCCCTTCCGCCGGATCCAGTACGTCGAGCTGCGCAAGATGTTCGACACCCGCTCGGGCTTCTGGCTGATGGCGAGCATCGTGATCACCGCCGCGATCGCCACCACCATCACCCTGCTCGTGGGCGACCGCGACGACCTGACCTTCGAGTCCTTCGCCGCCGCCATCGGCAGCCCGATGTCGGTGATCCTCCCGGTCATCGGCGTCCTCGCCGTCACCAGCGAGTGGAGCCAGCGCACCACGCTGACCACCTTCACCCTGGTGCCGGGTCGCTCCCGGGTGCTGGCGGCCAAGGTGCTCAACACCCTGGCCATCGGCTTCGTCGGCATGCTGATCGCCCTCGGCGTCGGCGCGCTCGGGAACCTGGTCACCTCGATGATCACCGGCGTCGACCCGGTGTGGGACATCTCGGTGTCGTCCTTCGCCCAGATCGTGCTCGCCAACGAGCTCGGCATGCTGGTCGGCTTCGCCCTGGGCCTGCTGTTCCGCAGCTCGCCGGCCGCGATCGTCGGCTACTTCGTGGTCAGCCTGGTGCTGCCCGGCCTGTCCGGCGCCCTCGCCGCCGCCCAGGACTGGTGGGCCGACAACTCCGGCTGGTTCGACCTGAACGAGTCCCGCTTCCTGCTCTTCGACGGCGGCCTCACCGGCCAGGACTGGGCCCAGCTCGGCGTCACCTCCGTGCTGTGGATCGTGCTCCCGCTGCTGATCGGCACCCGGCTCGTCCTGCGCTCCGAGGTCAAGTAG
- the ilvC gene encoding ketol-acid reductoisomerase — protein sequence MAEIYYDDDADLSLIQGKHVAVIGYGSQGHAHALNLRDSGVDVRVGLKEGSKSRAKAEEEGLRVLTPREAAEEADVIVILAPDQVQRHLYADDIAPALAEGDTLVFGHGFNIRFGYIQPPAGVDVILVAPKAPGHTVRREYVAGRGIPDIIAVEQDASGKAWDLAKSYAKGIGGTRAGVIKTTFTEETETDLFGEQSVLCGGVSQLIQYGYETLTEAGYQGEIAYFEVLHELKLIVDLMWEGGIAKQRWSVSDTAEYGDYVSGPRVIDARVKENMQAVLADIQSGAFAERFIADQDAGAPEFMALREKGAQHPIEAVGKTLRSHFSWAQSDDDYTEGSAAR from the coding sequence GTGGCTGAGATCTACTACGACGACGACGCCGACCTGTCCCTCATCCAGGGCAAGCACGTCGCCGTCATCGGTTACGGCAGCCAGGGCCACGCCCACGCGCTGAACCTGCGCGACTCCGGCGTCGACGTCCGCGTCGGCCTCAAGGAGGGCTCGAAGAGCCGCGCCAAGGCGGAGGAGGAGGGCCTGCGCGTCCTCACCCCGCGCGAGGCCGCGGAGGAGGCCGACGTCATCGTCATCCTGGCCCCCGACCAGGTCCAGCGTCACCTGTACGCCGACGACATCGCCCCCGCGCTCGCCGAGGGCGACACCCTGGTCTTCGGCCACGGCTTCAACATCCGCTTCGGCTACATCCAGCCGCCGGCCGGTGTCGACGTCATCCTGGTCGCCCCGAAGGCCCCGGGCCACACCGTGCGCCGCGAGTACGTCGCCGGCCGCGGCATCCCGGACATCATCGCCGTCGAGCAGGACGCCTCGGGCAAGGCCTGGGACCTGGCGAAGTCCTACGCGAAGGGCATCGGCGGCACCCGCGCCGGCGTCATCAAGACCACCTTCACCGAGGAGACCGAGACCGACCTGTTCGGTGAGCAGTCCGTCCTGTGCGGTGGCGTCTCCCAGCTGATCCAGTACGGCTACGAGACCCTCACCGAGGCCGGCTACCAGGGCGAGATCGCCTACTTCGAGGTCCTCCACGAGCTCAAGCTCATCGTCGACCTGATGTGGGAGGGCGGCATCGCCAAGCAGCGCTGGTCGGTCTCCGACACGGCCGAGTACGGCGACTACGTCTCGGGCCCGCGCGTCATCGACGCCCGCGTCAAGGAGAACATGCAGGCCGTTCTCGCCGACATCCAGAGCGGCGCGTTCGCGGAGCGGTTCATCGCCGACCAGGACGCCGGCGCGCCGGAGTTCATGGCGCTGCGCGAGAAGGGTGCCCAGCACCCGATCGAGGCCGTCGGCAAGACCCTGCGCTCGCACTTCTCGTGGGCCCAGAGCGACGACGACTACACCGAGGGCTCGGCCGCGCGCTGA
- the ilvN gene encoding acetolactate synthase small subunit: MAKHTLSVLVEDKPGVLARISALFSRRGFNIESLAVGPTEHAEISRMTIVVNVESSPLEQVTKQLNKLVEVIKIVELDAAASVNRELVLVKVAATAETRGEVLDVVQLFRAKVIDVASDAITMQIVGNDGKIADFLRVLEPFGIRELVQSGMVAIGRGPRSISERSKPVAVPVPPAANA, from the coding sequence ATGGCCAAGCACACCCTGTCGGTCCTCGTCGAGGACAAGCCCGGAGTCCTGGCGCGGATCTCGGCGCTGTTCAGCCGCCGTGGCTTCAACATCGAGTCCCTCGCCGTCGGCCCGACCGAGCACGCCGAGATCTCCCGGATGACGATCGTGGTCAACGTCGAGTCCTCGCCCCTCGAGCAGGTCACCAAGCAGCTCAACAAGCTGGTCGAGGTGATCAAGATCGTCGAGCTGGACGCTGCCGCCTCGGTCAACCGCGAGCTGGTCCTGGTCAAGGTCGCGGCCACCGCGGAGACCCGCGGCGAGGTCCTCGACGTGGTGCAGCTCTTCCGGGCGAAGGTCATCGACGTCGCCTCGGACGCGATCACGATGCAGATCGTCGGCAACGACGGCAAGATCGCCGACTTCCTGCGCGTGCTGGAGCCCTTCGGGATCCGCGAGCTCGTGCAGTCCGGCATGGTGGCCATCGGCCGCGGGCCGCGCTCCATCTCGGAGCGCAGCAAGCCCGTCGCCGTCCCGGTGCCGCCTGCCGCCAACGCCTGA
- a CDS encoding PKD domain-containing protein, which produces MRRGHRRTGIVVLLLALVAALFAAEASGPTALAAPAHQRLIPSAVPGRTPNLLDGRTLAIAEVGSRVFVGGTFTLAQNPDTSAQLSTPYLLAYDRGTGVVDQAFAPALDGSVTAIVATPDGSALYVAGTFKLAGTTKVRNLIKISTSTGALVPGFKNPSPNGSVLDLALVGSRLLVAGTFTTVATLPRAGLASLDATTGDVDEYLKVAVDTNHNWPSGTAKAPVGVGKLAASPDGTRLVAIGNFKHADGLDRDQVVMIRLGADSAVVDPDWKTLRYTPACSKNSFDSYVRDVDFSPDGSYFVVASSGAGYNGTLCDSAARFDVATTGQDVQPTWQAATGQDSLLSVSIADNVVYVGGHQKWMNAIQSGADEQAGQVPRPGLAALDPQNGMPLSWNPGRHPRGIGAEELLATDSGVYVGSDTEYIGNGEYRRARLAFFPVEGGSAPVTQADPVLPRSLYRLSGTTVTTRQFAGSSITAPTTVTTTGGANWNNVRGAFMIGSKLVYGSTDSKLHYRTFDGAAFGPDTVIDPYNDPYWSSVTTSGGTQTYRGRVPTLYGQLSNVTGMAYADGRIYYTRSLQGKVFWRWFSPQSLIVGAAEFTVPSSNFPLLQDVRNLVYADGQLWAGMSTNQLWRLPVTDGVAGGAWTRVSGSGIDTSPVWSSGTMFLGPLANQQPTAAFTSSCAGQACAFDGRGSVDADGTVTSWAWTFGDGGTATGPQPSHVYAAPGSYDVTLTVTDENGGTGTTTQPVVIQGGTSQVGYRDSTGKATNATSIVSPIPATTQPGDGLVAVVSAATTVVPAAPAGWVQVGSPVATDAMTTVVWQRVAAADDAGRNVTVSFGATAVKATLSVLAYSGTDPGGPVAAVAGSAETTATTSHHSPLVTTPGNWVVTVWADRSSATTTFAEPAGSTVRQRLIGVGGAHADQLVADTGGPVAAGQYGDQVATADAAAKGTSVTIALH; this is translated from the coding sequence GTGCGTCGTGGACATCGTCGGACCGGCATCGTCGTCCTGCTGCTGGCACTGGTTGCCGCGCTGTTCGCCGCCGAGGCCTCCGGGCCAACGGCGCTGGCGGCCCCGGCGCACCAGCGGCTGATCCCGTCGGCGGTGCCGGGACGCACGCCCAACCTCCTGGACGGCCGGACCCTGGCGATCGCCGAGGTCGGGAGCCGGGTGTTCGTCGGCGGCACCTTCACCCTGGCCCAGAACCCGGACACGAGCGCGCAGCTGTCGACGCCGTACCTGCTCGCCTACGACCGCGGCACCGGTGTCGTCGACCAGGCGTTCGCGCCGGCCCTCGACGGCAGCGTGACCGCGATCGTGGCCACGCCCGACGGGAGCGCGCTGTACGTCGCCGGCACCTTCAAGCTGGCCGGCACCACCAAGGTGCGCAACCTGATCAAGATCAGCACCAGCACCGGAGCACTGGTGCCGGGCTTCAAGAACCCCAGCCCCAACGGCAGCGTCCTCGACCTGGCGCTCGTGGGCAGCCGGCTGCTCGTGGCCGGCACGTTCACCACCGTGGCCACCCTGCCGCGGGCCGGCCTGGCGTCGCTCGACGCGACGACCGGCGACGTGGACGAGTACCTGAAGGTCGCCGTCGACACCAACCACAACTGGCCCTCCGGTACGGCGAAGGCCCCCGTCGGCGTCGGCAAGCTGGCCGCCAGCCCCGACGGGACCCGGCTGGTCGCGATCGGCAACTTCAAGCACGCCGACGGCCTGGACCGCGACCAGGTCGTGATGATCCGGCTCGGCGCGGACAGCGCCGTGGTCGACCCCGACTGGAAGACGCTGCGCTACACGCCGGCGTGCAGCAAGAACTCCTTCGACTCCTACGTCCGCGACGTCGACTTCTCCCCTGACGGCTCCTACTTCGTGGTGGCGTCCAGCGGCGCCGGCTACAACGGCACCCTGTGCGACTCAGCCGCACGCTTCGACGTGGCGACGACCGGACAGGACGTGCAGCCGACCTGGCAGGCCGCCACCGGACAGGACTCGCTGCTCTCGGTCTCGATCGCCGACAACGTGGTGTACGTCGGCGGCCACCAGAAGTGGATGAACGCCATCCAGAGCGGCGCCGACGAGCAGGCCGGCCAGGTGCCGCGCCCCGGCCTGGCCGCCCTCGACCCGCAGAACGGCATGCCGTTGAGCTGGAACCCGGGTCGGCACCCGCGCGGGATCGGTGCCGAGGAGCTGCTCGCGACCGACAGCGGCGTGTACGTCGGCAGCGACACCGAGTACATCGGCAATGGCGAGTACCGCCGGGCCCGGCTCGCCTTCTTCCCTGTGGAGGGCGGGTCGGCCCCGGTCACCCAGGCTGACCCGGTGCTGCCGCGCAGCCTCTACCGGCTCTCCGGCACGACCGTCACCACCCGGCAGTTCGCGGGCAGCTCGATCACCGCACCGACCACGGTCACCACGACCGGTGGCGCCAACTGGAACAACGTCCGGGGCGCGTTCATGATCGGCTCCAAGCTGGTCTACGGGTCGACCGACAGCAAGCTGCACTACCGCACCTTCGACGGCGCGGCGTTCGGCCCGGACACCGTCATCGACCCCTACAACGATCCGTACTGGAGCAGTGTCACCACCAGCGGCGGCACCCAGACCTACCGCGGCCGGGTGCCCACCCTCTACGGACAGCTCTCCAACGTCACCGGCATGGCGTACGCCGACGGCCGGATCTACTACACCCGCAGCCTGCAGGGGAAGGTGTTCTGGCGCTGGTTCTCGCCGCAGAGCCTGATCGTCGGGGCCGCCGAGTTCACGGTGCCGTCGTCGAACTTCCCGCTGCTCCAGGACGTGCGCAACCTCGTGTACGCCGACGGCCAGCTGTGGGCGGGCATGTCGACCAACCAGCTGTGGCGCCTGCCCGTGACCGACGGCGTCGCCGGTGGCGCCTGGACCCGGGTGAGCGGCAGCGGCATCGACACCAGCCCGGTGTGGTCGAGCGGCACCATGTTCCTCGGCCCGCTGGCCAACCAGCAGCCCACGGCGGCGTTCACGTCCTCCTGTGCCGGCCAGGCCTGCGCCTTCGACGGCCGCGGCTCGGTCGACGCCGACGGCACGGTCACCTCGTGGGCGTGGACCTTCGGCGACGGCGGGACCGCGACCGGCCCCCAGCCCAGCCACGTGTACGCCGCCCCGGGCAGCTACGACGTGACCCTCACCGTGACCGACGAGAACGGCGGCACCGGCACCACGACGCAGCCCGTGGTGATCCAGGGCGGCACCAGCCAGGTCGGGTACCGCGACTCGACGGGCAAGGCCACCAATGCGACCAGCATCGTCTCGCCCATCCCGGCGACCACCCAGCCCGGCGACGGACTGGTCGCGGTGGTCTCGGCCGCCACGACCGTCGTACCGGCGGCGCCGGCGGGCTGGGTCCAGGTCGGCTCCCCGGTCGCCACCGACGCGATGACCACGGTCGTGTGGCAGCGGGTCGCGGCCGCCGACGACGCCGGGCGCAATGTGACCGTCTCCTTCGGCGCGACCGCGGTCAAGGCGACGCTGAGCGTGCTGGCCTACTCCGGCACCGACCCCGGCGGCCCGGTCGCCGCCGTCGCCGGCTCCGCCGAGACCACTGCGACGACCAGCCATCACAGCCCGCTGGTCACCACGCCCGGCAACTGGGTGGTGACCGTGTGGGCCGACCGCTCCTCGGCGACCACGACCTTCGCCGAGCCCGCGGGCTCCACCGTGCGGCAGCGGCTGATCGGCGTGGGCGGCGCCCACGCGGACCAGCTGGTCGCGGACACCGGAGGACCGGTCGCCGCGGGCCAGTACGGCGACCAGGTCGCCACCGCCGACGCCGCCGCGAAGGGGACCAGCGTGACGATCGCCCTGCACTGA
- a CDS encoding ABC transporter ATP-binding protein, with the protein MITVESLSKSYGSFTAVDDVSFTAAPGRVTGFLGPNGAGKSTTMRVMVGLTAPGSGEVRVLGRRFADLPDPGREVGVLLDASAQHAGRTGREILTIAALTMGLPRTRVDEMLERVSLTPDEASRRVRNYSLGMRQRLGIGTALLGNPEVLILDEPANGLDPAGIRWMRDLLRGFADQGGTVLLSSHLLHEIEVIADDLVVIGNGRIVAQGTKEELLAGAGTLVRAADGAALAGALTAAGITARPTSGGAVLAEADLTRVGNAAFAAGIAVTELRPADGAGLEEMFLALTAESQRESVTHATTTQGAAA; encoded by the coding sequence ATGATCACAGTCGAGTCCCTCAGCAAGTCGTACGGCAGCTTCACCGCCGTCGACGACGTGTCGTTCACCGCCGCACCGGGCCGCGTCACCGGGTTCCTCGGGCCCAACGGAGCCGGCAAGTCCACCACCATGCGGGTCATGGTCGGCCTGACCGCGCCGGGCAGCGGCGAGGTCCGGGTCCTCGGGCGCCGGTTCGCCGACCTGCCCGACCCGGGCCGCGAGGTCGGCGTCCTGCTCGACGCGTCGGCGCAGCACGCCGGTCGCACCGGGCGCGAGATCCTCACCATCGCCGCGCTCACCATGGGCCTGCCGCGCACCCGCGTCGACGAGATGCTCGAGCGGGTCAGCCTGACCCCGGACGAGGCCAGCCGCCGGGTACGCAACTACTCCCTCGGCATGCGCCAGCGCCTGGGCATCGGTACGGCGCTCCTCGGCAACCCCGAGGTGCTGATCCTCGACGAGCCCGCCAACGGTCTCGACCCGGCCGGCATCCGCTGGATGCGCGACCTGCTGCGCGGCTTCGCGGACCAGGGCGGCACCGTCCTGCTGTCCAGCCACCTCCTGCACGAGATCGAGGTGATCGCCGACGACCTGGTCGTCATCGGCAACGGCCGGATCGTCGCCCAGGGCACCAAGGAGGAGCTGCTCGCCGGCGCCGGCACCCTGGTCCGCGCGGCCGACGGCGCCGCCCTCGCCGGGGCGCTCACCGCGGCCGGGATCACCGCCCGGCCCACCTCCGGCGGCGCCGTGCTCGCCGAGGCCGACCTCACCCGGGTCGGCAACGCCGCCTTCGCCGCCGGCATCGCCGTCACCGAGCTGCGCCCCGCCGACGGCGCCGGCCTCGAGGAGATGTTCCTGGCGCTCACCGCCGAGAGCCAGCGCGAGAGCGTCACCCACGCCACCACCACCCAAGGAGCAGCGGCATGA
- a CDS encoding VOC family protein translates to MGYPRLRSTVLDTTDVPTLAEFYRRLLGWSYPEGYDIDEFTDWRSIVGPSGERLSFQQVDELAPTTWPSPEVPQQLHLDFQVDGHDELDEGHRRALELGAVLRLDRSEDPEEPLRVYADPAGHTFCLFTH, encoded by the coding sequence ATGGGCTACCCACGACTGCGCAGCACCGTCCTCGACACCACCGACGTCCCCACGCTGGCCGAGTTCTACCGCCGCCTGCTCGGCTGGTCCTATCCCGAGGGCTACGACATCGACGAGTTCACCGACTGGCGCTCGATCGTCGGACCGTCCGGCGAGCGGCTCTCGTTCCAGCAGGTCGACGAGCTGGCGCCGACGACCTGGCCGAGCCCCGAGGTGCCGCAGCAGCTCCACCTCGACTTCCAGGTCGACGGGCACGACGAGCTCGACGAGGGCCACCGGCGCGCCCTCGAGCTCGGTGCCGTGCTGCGCCTCGACCGGTCCGAGGACCCCGAGGAGCCGCTGCGCGTCTACGCCGACCCGGCCGGGCACACCTTCTGCCTGTTCACCCACTGA